The Cydia pomonella isolate Wapato2018A chromosome 11, ilCydPomo1, whole genome shotgun sequence DNA window ggcccactgattaccagttcgccggacgatatcggcctgtcagttattcgcaaaagctgacaatcgcgaataactgacaggccgatatcgtccggcgaactggtaatcagtggtcCAATGTATACAATTcttaagtaattttaatttaatttaatttaattcataaacaaacttgtacaaaagaattcttaaaaaactaatttcataagcaaaaacttgtacaaaaggATTCTTAAAAGTAAACCAGAAGGTCTGTTTCCTAAGTAGGCGAACCTGTGATTTAGGATAAACAGTGCCCCTCcccttaaatataattattaattacaataacaagGTAAGAGATTCATGATCAAAGATAATGAGGTTATGTTATAACAAAGTAAAACAGCATACAATTTAGAAAAAGGAACAACAATAGATATTTCAAGAATaagataaagtttaaatcaagcCCTTCAAGGTCCCTTTCAGatgtttgaaaatatttgttttatagggaatattacgcgaagcTCTACGTAGGGGGCGCTACTACATCCATCACAAGCTTAGGTTCTACTgcgaaagaaaaaaatcgaaactttgttatctaacctctctatcactctggcatattcgagcgataaagaggcagataactaaatttcgattttcgagtttcccggtaggccttgatgcatcaatgtcatgttttattatctgtgaaaacttgtcatgACACAGTATATGTtactctaaaaaaataaaaattataggacattattattattacacaaatcaaactaagtcccacagtaagctcaataaggcttgtattgagggtacttagacaacgatatatataatatataaatatgtataaatacttaaatacatagaaaacacccatgactcaggaacaaatatccatgctcatcacacaaataaatgcttaccaggatttgaacccggggccatcagtttcgtaggcagggtcactacccactaggccaaaccggtcgtcaatagtTTATCTGGTTAATGGTTTAttaaaggtgctagtgctgcactttGGCGGCAGAACtgtgcagtaatactccctattataTTACAGGCTGATCGGCGAAATACTCCGCATCAGTGCCTATGAATGCGCCGCGCTGGAGGCGGGGCTGGCGGGCGTGTTCTCGCCGGAGCTGTCCGCCACCGTGTCGTGGCTGCTCAAGATATGGGCCAACTCGTACCTCATGCCGCAGCCGTCTCTATACTCAGAGGTTGGTACTCTATTAACAATGGCGGATAAACTATTTAGCTGCTGCTTAGAAGCTATCGTCACGTCTATTTTTGATTCATAAATGTCACAATTCTGGactaaatattttgatatgatAGGTTACATTACTacaaaactagtgcctacgccaattcttgggatcagttgccaagcggaccccaggctccgttgatccgtggcaaaatgccgggaaaaaGATGATGATAATGTTTTCACATTAATTCGTAAGCAGCGGGCAGCAATTACAAATTATAAGATTTTTTGGCATGAATCTAGTATTTTAACTGGATCAGGCATGAGCGGTGAGGGGAAATGTCCGagcgggatagtcttatgtatctttcagtcgGACTAGCCGAGAAAGCGCTACCTTGTAATATACTCACTTGTCCTCCCTGTCTACTTCTAAAAAGTCTTAACCCTAAGTGAGGTAGACGTTTTTTGTTGCCCTTCATTTTTTTATGGTGGGCAAGAAATAACACGGCCAagttacgtaggttgttttagGTATATTGTCAGgtatgttaaaacgtgtttttaattttgtcgcattgcgtatgttctgtccctcacgggcgcacgtgGTAAagcacatctatacgatcctacATTTTTGGAGGTCACTTGAGGTTTTCGAAAACCTAGAAAGCGACCCCCAAAACGTTTATTTGAAACTACGTACTTACACATGGTGTTTAACTAAAAAGTATCTCGATTCTTCAGGTAGatgtagtgttggttaagactcgagtcttttgtagggaCTTGAGCCCTTTTCAGAGAATTCtcaattttttatttgcaaaattacGAAATTCTTTGTCTTTAAGTAATAACTTAGTTACACAAACAATACAATAACGcaaaattgattatatttcatttaggttaaacctatgaaattgttgacggagtctttattcgaaGGCTAGAGTCCTTTTGAGCtctcttaaaaaagactcaatgaATGAAtcgcctcgggacttaaaagactcgaaaGTTTTTTAAGTGTCGAGtttcgtaaaaacaagtcgagttcttcaaattcagaccCAAATACTCGAGTTCCGACCAACACTAGGCAGATGTTACTTTGAATTAAAAAACGACCTATCTCAAATGAGACTGCACCGTGGGCTCAAATGTCTCTAagatctaattttttttaatgttttcttaaggcgcagggtagggtaaggcattctccatacaaaccttgtgcaagttttattcgttattattggcactttattttcattttttgctttggatatacgcagaacttgatgttGAAAttgttctttattaaaaaaaatacaaaaataataattaaaaaaataatacatcaagccctagctaacagaaaaataagcatatttaccaaaaataataactgtagcgcaaacacaaacgaaaaaaaacgcgcacaaagtttgtatggaaagagcttgccctacccttcgccttaacTTTAAATTATCTTCTGTGGTCCCAGATGGCACCAATCCTAGAGATGGCGTTCGGGCGGTCGTCGCGCGGCGCGGTGTGGACGGTGCGGCGCCTGTGCgcgcgcgccggcgccggcctGCGCCACCTGGCCGCgcagcccgccgccgccgccgccgccgcgcagctGCTCACCACCCTGGCGCTGCATCACCACAAGTACGTGCTGACCTTACCCGGCGCCGGCCTGCGCCACCTGGCCGCgcagcccgccgccgccgccgccgccgcgcagctGCTCACCACCCTGGCGCTGCATCACCACAAGTACGTGCTGACCTTACCCGGCGCCGGCCTGCGCCACCTGGCCGCgcagcccgccgccgccgccgccgccgcgcagctGCTCACCACCCTGGCGCTGCATCACCACAAGTACGTGCTGACCTTACCCGGCGCCGGCCTGCGCCACCTGGCCGCgcagcccgccgccgccgccgccgccgcgcagctGCTCACCACCCTGGCGCTGCATCACCACAAGTACGTGCTGACCTTACCCGGCGCCGGCCTGCGCCACCTGGCCGCgcagcccgccgccgccgccgccgccgcgcagctGCTCACCACCCTGGCGCTGCATCACCACAAGTACGTGCTGACCTTACCCGGCGCCGGCCTGCGCCACCTGGCCGCgcagcccgccgccgccgccgccgccgcgcagctGCTCACCACCCTGGCGCTGCATCACCACAAGTACGTGCTGACCTTACCCGGCGCCGGCCTGCGCCACCTGGCCGCgcagcccgccgccgccgccgccgccgcgcagctGCTCACCACCCTGGCGCTGCATCACCACAAGTACGTGCTGACCTTACCCGGCGCCGGCCTGCGCCACCTGGCCGCgcagcccgccgccgccgccgccgccgcgcagctGCTCACCACCCTGGCGCTGCATCACCACAAGTACGTGCTGACCTTACCCGGCGCCGGCCTGCGCCACCTGGCCGCgcagcccgccgccgccgccgccgccgcgcagctGCTCACCACCCTGGCGCTGCATCACCACAAGTACGTGCTGACCTTACCCGGCGCCGGCCTGCGCCACCTGGCCGCgcagcccgccgccgccgccgccgccgcgcagctGCTCACCACCCTGGCGCTGCATCACCACAAGTACGTGCTGACCTTACCCGGCGCCGGCCTGCGCCACCTGGCCGCgcagcccgccgccgccgccgccgccgcgcagctGCTCACCACCCTGGCGCTGCATCACCACAAGTACGTGCTGACCTTACCCGGCGCCGGCCTGCGCCACCTGGCCGCgcagcccgccgccgccgccgccgccgcgcagctGCTCACCACCCTGGCGCTGCATCACCACAAGTACGTGCTGACCTTACCCGGCGCCGGCCTGCGCCACCTGGCCGCgcagcccgccgccgccgccgccgccgcgcagctGCTCACCACCCTGGCGCTGCATCACCACAAGTACGTGCTGACCTTACCCGGCGCCGGCCTGCGCCACCTGGCCGCgcagcccgccgccgccgccgccgccgcgcagctGCTCACCACCCTGGCGCTGCATCACCACAAGTACGTGCTGACCTTACCCGGCGCCGGCCTGCGCCACCTGGCCGCgcagcccgccgccgccgccgccgccgcgcagctGCTCACCACCCTGGCGCTGCATCACCACAAGTACGTGCTGACCTTACCCGGCGCCGGCCTGCGCCACCTGGCCGCgcagcccgccgccgccgccgccgccgcgcagctGCTCACCACCCTGGCGCTGCATCACCACAAGTACGTGCTGACCTTACCCGGCGCCGGCCTGCGCCACCTGGCCGCgcagcccgccgccgccgccgccgccgcgcagctGCTCACCACCCTGGCGCTGCATCACCACAAGTACGTGCTGACCTTACCCGGCGCCGGCCTGCGCCACCTGGCCGCgcagcccgccgccgccgccgccgccgcgcagctGCTCACCACCCTGGCGCTGCATCACCACAAGTACGTGCTGACCTTACCCGGCGCCGGCCTGCGCCACCTGGCCGCgcagcccgccgccgccgccgccgccgcgcagctGCTCACCACCCTGGCGCTGCATCACCACAAGTACGTGCTGACCTTACCCGGCGCCGGCCTGCGCCACCTGGCCGCgcagcccgccgccgccgccgccgccgcgcagctGCTCACCACCCTGGCGCTGCATCACCACAAGTACGTGCTGACCTTACCCGGCGCCGGCCTGCGCCACCTGGCCGCgcagcccgccgccgccgccgccgccgcgcagctGCTCACCACCCTGGCGCTGCATCACCACAAGTACGTGCTGACCTTACCCCCGCTGGTCCCAGAAGTCACCAATTCTAGCAATAGCGTTCTGTCGTTGGTCTCGCGGCGCCATCTGGACGGTCACTAATCCTAGAGATGACGTTCGGGGATGAATTAACTTTTAAGACACTCCTTTTGTTTTACGACTTCAACACCCTTTTACGAGTATTgtatttaactaaattattaCTATTGTATGGCGATGGATCGGACACACGCTCCGTAGACCGGACAGCTACTTGTCCAAGCAGTGTCTCCGCTGGCAATCGACTGACAGTCAGGGCGGCCTCGTACTACTCGTACatggaggcgatcagttgagaaggaggctggctcaactggactcggctggaaagagctggaagtagccgcccaggatcgcgccaaatggaaaattcttctgcaAGCCCTATGTCCCTAACTCCCTAATGAGGaataacaggattacatcaaGAGGTAActgcccaaagaatctggaacttcctggattcaacgggcattagtagaGACAAACAATAGGTAGTAACGACAGTTTATTAGTTGTTCCTGTTTAGGCTAAACTTCGCCTCCCCATAATGATAACCAATTAAGATGCCCTATCTTAGTTTGCAAATGCCGGCCGCTAAAAAGACAATGGACGACAATAAACTACCTGAGCTAACCTTTTTTTCGACACCCACTTTTTTAAGTGCCATACTATTGGTTGACACTTTTGTGTTATCGCCTCACCGCCTGCaagacgtttaaaatattttcgccCGTAAGGTGGTTCACCGTGAATGTCCCTGATTGTACTTTGTGTGTTGTGTGGTCTTTATGCTCTATTGATAGAtcaatacttatattatttccaGACAAAATCCATTGGCGGGTTGTGAAGAGTTCTTAGCCCTCGTGGCTTGGGAAGCGGCCGGCAGTAACTTACCTGGAGAACTGAGGAAGGAACTACATAGAGCTTTTGCCATCGCTGCGACGTATGCCGAAGGTATGGACTCTGAGACCTTACAGATAGGAGTGAAAATCCATTGGCGAGTTGTGGAGAGTTATTAACCCTCGTGGCTTGGGAAGCGGCCGGCAGTAACTTACCGGGGGAACTAAGAAAGGAACTACATAGAGCGTTTGCCATCGCTGCGACGTATGCAGAAGGTATGGACTTTGTGACCTACAGATAGGAATGAAAATCCATTGGCGAGTTGTGAAGAGTTCTTAGCCCTCGTGGCCTGGGATGCGGCCGGCAGTAACTTACCGGGGGAACTAAGAAAGGAACTACATAGAGCGTTTGCCATCGCTGCGACGTATGCCGAAGGTATGGAATCTGTGACCTTACAGATAGAAGTGAAAATCCATTGCCATGTTGTGAAGAGTTTGTAGTAGGAAATGCAAATCGGTAAAATATTGTGTAGAAACTACCGGTAAATCGCTAAATTACCGGTAATtcgaatattaaataattaccgGTTACATTCCCTAGTTTCTAGCACCTGTGGCTTGTACACATCCCAAGCTTTTTTAATCGATATCGAAGAAGGAAGTTATCTATCGattgggatatttttttttttcgtatgtgCCCTAAAATCACGAAGACGGTTGTTtggaaaattcttttttttttcgtttaaacgatatacttaggtactttacAGTTGGTCCTATTGTGCGCCAGAAAGCGCCATTTGGTGTAGTTGAACTGCTGGTGAAGACCTTTAAATGATGTCATATTTTACTAACCGTTTCACCGCCAAAGACAACTGACGCGCGAGGCTACAGCttaatatcaaccttcgtgcatcccaacaaggttcacgatgacgcgccgcgcacgacaggcgttcaaagggttaagagggaagaatagattTGCGATtataacgaaataacggtatttttttttctttgaaattccatttcgggagaaaactgaaaaaggaaaacctataactaactaactgcttcggctcagcgatccaaaaagaatcttggcctccgaaacgagagaacgccacctgtcccgatccagcgcggtttcctgccatgaattggcattcagccgacgcaggtccgcctccacgacatcacaccagcggtacctggggcgcccgatcggtcgacggccggttggtcgccccaagtacgcttccttgactacgcgatcctcccccattctgagtaggtgaccgagccagcgaaccTAGAccagaaaacctataaacctagtttttcattgtgtcaataacacactaaaaataatggagaatggacaatatttagaagtggaaaaacgttatCCCTCTTAAACTtgaaggatttaacaactggagtcgcctttaagagcttacccctctgtcttTAAGGCTAATTACAGAGTTGAGGACTatttgacagacaaacatgcaaggtccaaaccagaaactgtaaaatcattgtattatgtgtatatgtaaaatcattgtataggtgacacagctcaggtaagaaagcacatcaaatattttttataggtatctgtcagacttatataatgtatattctcatttctttattaatttcatttttctttttcttttgtaagaattcgatatgttttctgaaagagctacgtatttgtatgattttatatgacatacatatatatttttttatcaattttctataaagaaaagtagctactgtatgtaattgcatgatttctatagtattttatttttcttatttaatgcatgttaattataagatgtaatgttttgaaaagatgtgtcccgccgagtttcttgtcggtccatattgggataccctcctctaattgaggggggatttaaatctcaggtcagaggtgtagggttagagccggtgtagctttattagacgttcataagcgcgttgtaatatgcctacttgaataataaactatctttatcttgtcgaaaacctcggccaatggtcataattatgtattatatggatttacgtttatctgacatggctatttgtacctaacatacatttgacgtgcccctcccccgcaaaaatcggcagactgttttgtacagaaaattacagacaaggcgtctccagtagttaaatcctccaagctcTTAAAGGTCGTTTATATATCAATGCGTATATTGTATATGTTTTCTACAGGCGAAGTCCGAAGCCGCCTCCTCGCAAGCACAGTGGCGTTACAAGAGAAACTGATGAACATAATAAACATGGAGTCGGATACGGAACCCGTACGAAATATGTTGGCGGACACGCTTGATTGTTTTATTGGTGTCACAGAGGGCGTGTTTGAGGTAAGATCCTAAATGTAAACATTACAGCATTCTACAGGCGAATACGAAGCCTCCTCGCAAGCACAGTGGCGTTACAAGAGAAGCTGATGAACATAATAAACATGGAGTCGGATACGGAACCCGTACGAAATATGTTGGCGGACACGCTTGATTGTTTTATTGGTGTCACAGAGGGCGTGTTTGAGGTAAGATCCTAAATGTAAACATAACAGCATTCTCCAGGCGAATAGGAAGCCTCCTCGCAAGCACAGTGGCGTTACAAGAGAAACTGATGAACATAATAAACATGGAGTCGGATACGGAATCCGTACGAAATATGTTGGCGGACACGCTTGATTGTTTTATTGGTGTCACAGAGGGCGTGTTTGAGGTAAGATACTAAATGTAAACATTACAGCATTCTACAGGCAAATACGAAGCCGCCTCGCAAGCACAGTGGCGTTACAAGAGAAACTGATGAACATAATAAACATGGAGTCGGATACGGAACCCGTAAGAAATATGTTGGCGGACACGCTTGATTGTTTTATTGGTGTCACAGAGGGCGTGTTTGAGGTAAGATCCTAAATGTAAACATTACAGCATTCTACAGGCGAATACGAAGCCTCCTCGCAAGCACAATGGCGTTACAAGAGAAGCTGATGAACATAATAAACATGGAGTCGGATACGGAACTCGTACGAAATATGTTGGCGGACACGCTTGACTGCTTTATTGGTGTCACAGAGGGCGTGTTTGAGGTAAGATCCTAAATGTAAACATTACAGCATTCTACAGGCGAATACGAAGCCTCCTCGCAAGCACAGTGGCGTTACAAGAGAAACTGATGAACATAATAAACATGGAGTCGGATACGGAACCCGTACGAAATATGTTGGCCGACACCCTTGACTGCTTTATTGGTGTCACAAAAGGTGTCTTCGAGGTAGGGACTTATTCCAAATTAATTACTCAAGTCTATAAGGCAGAGGaaatatatttcccacctgattttgaactttatttcaaagtgataggtTTAAATTCGCATATTTTTAAAGGTTAAATGggtcttttttttaaaggtgGTTTTTGGGTGCCCTTTGGGTACCTTCGCATAAAGTATCTTTCCAGTGAAAATATCTCATACCATACCTTATTTCTACATAGCCTTCCATTAATAATCACTTAACTAAATGCAGGTCGGAACCATGGATGAGCAATTCATGATGCTGATCGGCGCGCTAGACAAGATACCCGGTATAGTGTACCGGTACCACAACTACCCGGGGGTAGTGCTACCTGCTCTCAGACTGCTCGCCAAGAGCGCCAAGCGGATGCTGCACTCCGTCCAGCCGCACAACGTTAGCAAgtacgtacatacatataagATACCCGGTATAGTGTACCGGTACCACAAATACCCGGGGGTAGTGCTACCTGCTCTCAGACTGCTCGCCAAGAGCGCCAAGCGGATGCTGCACTCCATCCAGCCGCAGAACGTTAgcaagtacatacatacatataagatACCCGGTATAGTGTACCGGTACCACAAATACCCGGGGGTAGTGCTACCTGCTCTCAGACTGCTCGCCAAGAGCGCCAAGCGGATGCTGCACTCCGTCCAGCCGCAGAACGTTAGCAAgtacgtacatacatataagATACCCGGTATAGTGTACCGGTACCACAAATACCCAGGGGTAGTGCTACCTGCTCTCAGACTGCTCGCCAAGAGCGCCACGGGGATGCTGCACTCCGTCCAGCCGCAGAACGTTAGCAagtacgtacatacatacaagaTACCCGGTATAGTGTACCGGTACCACAACTACCCGGAGGTAGTGCTACCTGCTCTCAGACTGCTCGCCAAGAGCGCCAAGCGGATGCTGCACTCCATCCAGCCGCAGAACGTTAgcaagtacatacatacatataagatACCCGGTATAGTGTACCGGTACCACAAATACCCGGGGGTAGTGCTACCTGCTCTCAGACTGCTCGCCAAGAGCGCCAAGCGGATGCTGCACTCCGTCCAGCCGCAGAACGTTAGCAAgtacgtacatacatataagATACCCGGTATAGTGTACCGGTACCACAAATACCCAGGGGTAGTGCTACCTGCTCTCAGACTGCTCGCCAAGAGCGCCACGGGGATGCTGCACTCCGTCCAGCCGCAGAACGTTAGCAagtacgtacatacatacaagaTACCCGGTATAGTGTACCGGTACCACAAATACCCGGGGGTAGTGCTACCTGCTCTCAGACTGCTCGCCAAGAGCGCCAAGCAGTACTAAAATGTTAGCAAGTACGCATTTtccaaaacaatattaaaaaaaaatctaatgtttAGAAACTTGTTCCAGGTTTCTCGAGGTGTGCAATACAACTTTCGACGTGTACATGCGGTGGAATTCTGGCAAGATATCTGGCATTCCACAGGACGCCGAAGAAGAGGCTTATGAAGTATGAcctttcatataaaattctcTATTAAATATACAGCGAAAATGTTCTAATTGTATATCTATGCGTGTTTCGTATTTCCATTTTGTTACTTTAATACATAGGTAACAGAAGGGGACGAAAaattgtaatattgtttttacaaGATTTATTGAATGATCTGTCcggtatatttaattaaaattatataggtatatgtttatatatttattctacacggtgtaacacgaggaacctgaaagatttttaaagattcctactcctctactgttatctatcatttatgcattcattaacacgaatataagatcatacataaaaggtttcaagaaaagtctatattgtctattcctcataacagcactacAGCAGAAaatagtgttttaaatcgacacgagttgcgaattacctattcgcacatgtatcgtacaacgttttacagtacatatggccctttaaatgttcgatatagtaacgtaatatgctaattttcgcactagtgcgctaaagtagcaCCACAGTCTAAGAAATAATACAGTCGGTCGACGTAGGCGTCTTGACAGGGCAACCGTGCGGGGTGCGAGGGGTGGCGGGTGGGAGGGGCGGTCCCTGACTTTCATACACGCCATTGTTAGTATTCAGGGATATGATTTTGAGGGCTGACGCGTGTCTTGTAATTATCAGTCAATTTGTggacaattaaaatattaagtttaggactttatttaaaaagctaGAAATTGTTTCATGCTTCCGTTTGTATATGTgttgtagtatttgatgttttaattatttttagagtACTGATTACAAAAATGccgattaaaaaaatgacaaccattttgaaatccaagatggcggacattaatttttctcaaaaatcgttatgggtgtcatatccgaggttcctcggggttccgattacgaaaatgacgtccattttgggggtgcatatttcaaaaatgagagtccattttagaattaagatGGTTAACATCActgctacacacatcgacacaaATTTCAAAAAGtcacgtccgccatctttattttcaaaatagatgccatttttgaattCTACATCCCCAAAAACCCTGAAAACAACACCCAtaacgactttttcaaaaaagtgacgtccgccatctttatttccaaaatgaacgccatttgtaaaattagtacacatacatacgtgaaacctaaaaacatttccctcctctttgggcagttgtgtaagtctgtgacaaCCCTGGGTAGGTTCGGTCaacttgagcggtgtcggcatttacgcaaacatcaaaggcgtcggcccactgttactttttacactgtggtagcaccatatgtactgtaaatcgctataacgttactgcgattaatggctaccaacctaacaaaatcaaaactaatacagttttaaactaagtgcattgctgccaacttacaaaatattcatttggttgcataataaaaacaattacttgacaagtcagaaacacgcatgtgacacccgtaatatagcaacacccatagactacgaagatctcttagcgttgcttgttagtct harbors:
- the LOC133522489 gene encoding uncharacterized protein LOC133522489, with the translated sequence MDNGAIQTLETAAQMLMAPPTLVTSEQRHQAESVFLEFRSTKNPYQLCREILEKSRTDYVLFEAAGLLKTALIREWTLLSESDISSLREYLLNYLLRQETPPFLREKLLQTIAIIIKRGSIDDGGRERKALLTELEKIILSSPINQQKLACSLILAIMQEYAITVKSADVGLIWEVHFRLKKSFEALDLKRIFRFTVSVLEQIVRSGHRPEGEQALLTKQLLTIVETVLCWGQVSPLLPKRLIGAFEAIYESDAAPALRLSLNWRDTILQPELIALFFEIHMYVRTNPDLANPSLTCLVQLASLSGVVVSASNLKQQYLENYVNSFLNMMANIQPMEREMLGISDIYRRLIQFFAPSMIANTPPTLLQNLTTLTCHCIRGAVVEEGVNDDSVWRESLNKFLHTWSSIVHDTDGYSADTLTNPCIEIFNTYLQCRLAPPDGTRGVESSDGCADDIKDDVEEDERKQHSDVLLTIGAIARKAPAHCCHVLFTVLHERSKRLEEHLQLMHMGKLPVSGGEQLISLFEDLHWTLMITGHFLAIDCTEGETVMMPPEIVQFSLRENANVDASLRYLVGESASTENVDPVLKLIGEILRISAYECAALEAGLAGVFSPELSATVSWLLKIWANSYLMPQPSLYSEMAPILEMAFGRSSRGAVWTVRRLCARAGAGLRHLAAQPAAAAAAAQLLTTLALHHHKYVLTLPGAGLRHLAAQPAAAAAAAQLLTTLALHHHKYVLTLPGAGLRHLAAQPAAAAAAAQLLTTLALHHHKYVLTLPGAGLRHLAAQPAAAAAAAQLLTTLALHHHKYVLTLPGAGLRHLAAQPAAAAAAAQLLTTLALHHHKYVLTLPGAGLRHLAAQPAAAAAAAQLLTTLALHHHKYVLTLPGAGLRHLAAQPAAAAAAAQLLTTLALHHHKYVLTLPGAGLRHLAAQPAAAAAAAQLLTTLALHHHKYVLTLPGAGLRHLAAQPAAAAAAAQLLTTLALHHHKYVLTLPGAGLRHLAAQPAAAAAAAQLLTTLALHHHKYVLTLPGAGLRHLAAQPAAAAAAAQLLTTLALHHHKYVLTLPGAGLRHLAAQPAAAAAAAQLLTTLALHHHKYVLTLPGAGLRHLAAQPAAAAAAAQLLTTLALHHHKYVLTLPGAGLRHLAAQPAAAAAAAQLLTTLALHHHKYVLTLPGAGLRHLAAQPAAAAAAAQLLTTLALHHHKYVLTLPGAGLRHLAAQPAAAAAAAQLLTTLALHHHKYVLTLPGAGLRHLAAQPAAAAAAAQLLTTLALHHHKYVLTLPGAGLRHLAAQPAAAAAAAQLLTTLALHHHKYVLTLPGAGLRHLAAQPAAAAAAAQLLTTLALHHHKYVLTLPGAGLRHLAAQPAAAAAAAQLLTTLALHHHKYVLTLPGAGLRHLAAQPAAAAAAAQLLTTLALHHHKQNPLAGCEEFLALVAWEAAGSNLPGELRKELHRAFAIAATYAEGEVRSRLLASTVALQEKLMNIINMESDTEPVRNMLADTLDCFIGVTEGVFEVGTMDEQFMMLIGALDKIPGIVYRYHNYPGVVLPALRLLAKSAKRMLHSVQPHNVSKFLEVCNTTFDVYMRWNSGKISGIPQDAEEEAYEDICALMEVVCSIARCGAERAVGDTCARGLRLLLPLVTPSLLALPALAHQAYRTLRELHTAEQLTILPIEDFNMVVAALRVGLTAVSCDVSTLCCDTIVGLSNKARTLGDDNPYSLSLLTLAELLLMLIIKMEIPPDSIPAAGAAIYALTCVKPALLEGLARQLIEAYAVNDPANVPRLEEAFGVLTNGVLFDGSRPHKLRFQDNFDKFLASVHGFLIVK